The region AAATCGGCCAGTAGATGAAATTCAGCACTTTGGGGTGTTTCTCCTCGTTGGTTACTTGGTGGTCGTTCCTGTGGACGCGTCCGTACCGCTGCCGGGTACTGGGTCGAACCCGCCGGGGTGCCAGGGCCCACATTTGCAGATGCGGGCCACGCTGAGCAGGGTGCCTTTGATGGCACCGTGTCGCGCGACCGCTTCGAGTGCGTAGGCGCTGCACACTGGCATGAAACGACACGTCGCACCCATCTTAAGGGGTGAGAGGTACTTTTGGTAGCAGCGTACGGCTTTCACGAGTGCCCGCGCGGCCGCGGTTGGTGGTGCGGGGATGCGTTGGCCTAGGAAGTTGTAGTACGCCATTTGTCCAGGGCTTTGCGCAGCGCGGCGTCGTAGTCGTGTGCGAGTTGCGCGCTCGTGGCGGTGGCTGAGGCGGGCAGGGCTCTCACCACGACGTCGTGGTGCAGCTCCAGCTTATCGACGCCCCCTCGCAGCACATGCCGCAGTTTCCGAGACACCGCGTGCCT is a window of Corynebacterium pseudogenitalium DNA encoding:
- the yidD gene encoding membrane protein insertion efficiency factor YidD, translating into MAYYNFLGQRIPAPPTAAARALVKAVRCYQKYLSPLKMGATCRFMPVCSAYALEAVARHGAIKGTLLSVARICKCGPWHPGGFDPVPGSGTDASTGTTTK
- the rnpA gene encoding ribonuclease P protein component: MLPRPHKLSSSADFRQTMRKGVRAGSRTLIVHVRSRADDAVALHGGPRFGLIVSKQVGNAVTRHAVSRKLRHVLRGGVDKLELHHDVVVRALPASATATSAQLAHDYDAALRKALDKWRTTTS